A region of Salvelinus alpinus chromosome 6, SLU_Salpinus.1, whole genome shotgun sequence DNA encodes the following proteins:
- the LOC139577595 gene encoding mucin-22 gives MMRLTLISLAMCLPHLLATLVFHSTTSAPPSATETTAALDLSISTTTSDPLILPLSTTENHSGRTSGMFNTQVKKSASLAAVNNSGRTTQGRGILRTGTATYATTAVQKSNRHITAGDLRMETESHNHHETLPFSRHKASPTTDHPSTTSLPGEEGTEYHDSSTTETARELSTPNSIETGAADTINDSRLAKPHLDRSQAADQHTATQGLEIASGDYHTTQKDFFTNTPTSRVTGLNRAKQSKANSVTTTVSPTYTVTRPGFYEHMTVTYRAPGYKTQPDDTSQSMDNQDHTTATVSIPHADNRTTPYINANTFTDNDTGNDTNTLSYSNTTTSNNRNTTVPLKKKTHSFRHNHTISGYDNRLNNTTENTVHDRPECGEADDRSLSLLPGSTRLVCFIVLWALGLTASLFLGLTVFLWVRLSVQREREKRARRGGEKVSGVDLENLWVDQMSSVEERVEFWYTNSSTMAPDHKRRERGRERVKERGRREQGRQKGIECDNLWTQPKVTLENITDFWYANGRVIPEETTDQTLLETCV, from the coding sequence ATGATGAGATTGACTCTGATTTCTCTCGCCATGTGCCTTCCTCACCTCCTCGCCACTCTTGTCTTCCATTCTACCACTTCGGCTCCACCAAGTGCCACAGAAACAACAGCAGCTCTAGACCTTAGTATCAGCACTACAACATCAGACCCCCTGATACTTCCACTCTCCACAACTGAAAACCACTCTGGTAGGACTAGTGGCATGTTCAACACACAAGTGAAGAAAAGCGCTAGTTTAGCAGCTGTCAACAACTCAGGCAGAACGACTCAAGGAAGAGGCATTCTCAGAACAGGAACTGCCACTTACGCCACCACAGCCGTACAGAAGAGCAACAGGCACATAACTGCAGGAGACTTGAGGATGGAAACAGAGAGCCACAATCACCATGAGACTCTTCCCTTCAGCAGACACAAAGCCTCACCCACAACTGACCACCCCAGCACCACCTCTCTCCCCGGGGAGGAAGGGACTGAGTATCATGACAGCAGCACCACTGAAACAGCCAGAGAACTGAGCACACCAAATTCCATAGAGACAGGGGCTGCTGACACCATTAATGACTCCAGGCTAGCGAAGCCACACTTAGACAGGTCACAAGCAGCAGACCAGCACACTGCTACACAAGGACTAGAGATTGCATCAGGAGATTACCACACAACACAGAAAGACTTCTTCACAAACACCCCAACTAGTAGAGTGACAGGTTTGAACAGAGCTAAACAAAGCAAGGCCAACAGCGTCACAACAACGGTTTCACCTACGTACACAGTCACACGTCCTGGTTTTTATGAGCACATGACTGTGACTTACAGGGCTCCAGGCTACAAAACACAACCTGACGACACAAGCCAGTCTATGGACAACCAGGACCACACCACAGCCACAGTTTCAATCCCCCATGCTGACAATAGGACAACTCCATATATCAATGCAAACACGTTTACAGATAATGACACAGGCAACGACACAAACACACTTTCATACAGTAATACCACAACCTCTAATAATCGTAACACAACAGTGCCTTTGAAGAAGAAAACTCATTCATTCAGACACAACCACACAATCTCAGGTTATGACAACAGGCTGAACAACACAACTGAAAACACTGTGCACGATCGTCCAGAGTGCGGAGAGGCAGATGATAGGTCCCTATCGTTGCTTCCTGGCTCTACTAGACTGGTCTGTTTCATTGTTCTGTGGGCTCTGGGATTGACTGCTTCTCTCTTCCTTGGTCTCACTGTCTTCCTGTGGGTGCGTTTGTcagtccagagagagagggaaaagagagcgaggagaggaggagagaaggtgtCAGGGGTGGATCTGGAGAACCTGTGGGTTGACCAGATGTCATCTGTGGAAGAAAGGGTTGAATTCTGGTACACCAACAGCTCCACTATGGCACCCGACCATaaacggagggagagagggagagagagggtgaaggagagggggaggagggagcaggggaggCAGAAAGGGATAGAGTGTGACAACCTGTGGACTCAACCCAAAGTGACACTGGAGAACATCACTGATTTCTGGTATGCAAATGGAAGAGTGATACCAGAAGAAACTACAGACCAAACGCTGTTGGAGACCTGCGTATGA
- the LOC139577596 gene encoding leukosialin-like — MERIRLMLGALLLSLSLPSLPAQDNVTVTVPENVTMAAPINEDVTMAASTPEATIETKPVPVLVTWAQPAPEIITPVTAIPKVTSVSVPTTDAITMVITNPEITIVQDSTSDAPTTTSEAETMTPSPVTTEGLIDMTTPTGPKPTLSQDVLTTASYLPTTSQDHLTSVIPVWPLTTPRLTEDSTYTPEPIHTASEITACHTEGLTTAPTSPSVNAAPGHATTPATTHTSTDPDSTSAGIRGKTGQPSLLWVIIVALLIVVIFAGVGYCVCLVIRRKRQSHTAHFVSSFRNGKSSKRKKGAEEDAWAGPVKLGGGDRKEDEGGEEGGSPEDNKREGAGTDVVLSTFIANETEGERGEPDGGVGVAGSKEAEKWEEKEPLLYIDEGVEEGQERMAPPSLSKSN; from the coding sequence ATGGAGCGGATACGGCTGATGCTTGGggctctgctcctctccctctctctgcccagtCTCCCTGCCCAAGATAATGTCACCGTCACTGTACCTGAGAATGTCACCATGGCAGCACCTATTAATGAGGATGTCACGATGGCAGCCTCTACACCGGAGGCCACCATAGAGACAAAGCCTGTTCCTGTGCTCGTCACTTGGGCACAGCCTGCCCCTGAAATCATCACCCCGGTAACTGCTATTCCGAAAGTAACTTCTGTTTCAGTACCTACCACTGATGCCATCACTATGGTAATAACAAACCCTGAGATCACCATCGTTCAGGATTCCACCTCTGATGCACCAACTACTACTTCAGAGGCTGAGACGATGACACCTTCCCCTGTGACCACTGAAGGGCTTATAGATATGACCACTCCAACTGGCCCTAAACCCACCCTCTCTCAAGACGTCCTTACGACCGCCTCTTATCTCCCAACCACTTCCCAGGACCACCTGACTTCTGTTATCCCAGTCTGGCCCCTCACCACCCCTCGTCTGACGGAGGACTCCACTTACACACCTGAACCTATCCACACTGCCTCAGAGATTACTGCCTGCCACACAGAGGGACTTACCACTGCACCCACCTCCCCATCGGTCAATGCCGCTCCCGGCCATGCCACGACCCCCGCTACCACCCACACCTCCACAGATCCAGACTCTACAAGTGCTGGGATCAGGGGGAAGACAGGTCAGCCCAGCTTGTTATGGGTCATCATCGTCGCTCTTCTGATCGTGGTTATATTCGCGGGCGTGGGCTACTGTGTATGTCTGGTCATCAGACGAAAGAGGCAGAGCCACACCGCGCACTTTGTGTCCAGCTTCCGGAACGGGAAGAGTTCCAAGCGGAAGAAAGGGGCGGAGGAAGACGCCTGGGCAGGGCCAGTGAAGCTAGGGGGTGGGGACAGGAAGGAGGATGagggtggggaggagggagggagcccAGAGGACAACAAGAGAGAGGGGGCTGGAACGGATGTGGTGCTGAGCACATTCATAGCCaacgagactgagggagagaggggtgagcctgatgggggagtaggggtggctGGGAGCAAGGAGGCAGAGAAATGGGAGGAGAAGGAGCCTCTGCTGTACATTGAtgagggagtggaggaggggcAAGAGAGGATGGCTCCTCCTTCACTTTCAAAATCGAACTGA